In Tursiops truncatus isolate mTurTru1 chromosome 10, mTurTru1.mat.Y, whole genome shotgun sequence, the sequence GAACGTCTTTGTATATACATAGTTTTTCTCTacttaagaagagaaaaagctttTTTGATTGTATCATAACTTAGGACTAAAGAAGTTTGCGATCATTACCCTCCCTGATCTAAAATGACTGACTGTCCAACACTGGGTCACATCTCCAGGTAGCGGAGGGGCCGTGAAGGGCTGGATAGTAAATGTGTCATTCCCTGTGCAGGTCTTCAGTGGGACTGGCTGCACCTCCTGGTGCAGAAATCCAAAAAGTCTTACAAGTTCCGGTTCTGTAGGAGGCACACGATGCCAGCATCTGCTCAGGTACTCTCCCTGTCAGTTCCAGCCCTTCCCTACACCCCACAGcccttctctttctggcttctcATTCTGTTCTCCAGCCATAAAAGAGAGTTGGAAAGAGTGGACTCAAGAAGACTATTCTGTCCATTACACAGTTAGGGACACTGAGCCTTAAAGGTTGAGCAGCTCGCCTGTGGTGCCCTGGATTCCAGAGACAGGAATAGAAGCCAGAGTTCCTGATTCCTGGCCTGAGGCCAGCCCAGCCTTGCTCTCTGCCTGCAGAGGAAGCTGCTAAGTAGCCGTTGCCTGTCTGAGAAGGGCCATCACATCTCCGTCCCCTCCCCAGACACCTCCCACAAGGGGCTGCGTTCCAAAAGAACCCAACCTGCAGATCCAGAGAAAGGGGAAGTTCTCTCCAAACGTGGCTCACAAAGGCTTGGAGGTAGGCACATCGTGTGACTGGAGATGGTGGAGCCAAGTAGTGGTACCTGTGCTAAGGCCAAAAGACAAGGCCACCAAGtcccccttctccccagggcCTGAGTTCTCCTTTGACTTGCTGCCTGAGGCACGGGTTATTCAAGTGACCATTCCTCCAGGCCCTGAGGTCAGTGTGCGTCTTTGCCACCAGTGGGCACTGGAGTGTGAGGAGCTGAGCCGTCCCTTTGATGCCCAGGTATGGAGGGCCATCTGCCTGTAAAAGCCAAATCACACAGGGCTGGAGTGAAAGGACCtacccattatacagatgaggagactgagtcccagagagaggTGGTGATTGTCCAAGACTTCCTTACAAGTCTGAAGTGCCTAACATGAAGACTTCTTTGGTCTAGGCAGAGAACTAGGGGGCCTTGTCTCctggcaggagaggaaggagagggcaggCAGAGACCTGGGGCAGCCATGAATGCCTAGCAGAGAAATGGATATGGCGCTTACCCCCAGTGAGAGGACCCTCAGTGAGATTCAGGTTGCATTAAGAGGACTTTTCAGTTCCCCCAAGAAGCTGTTCTCctgagaaaataacaaaatggtcACATCTGTCTTGGTacccttccatctccctcccttttGTCACTGCTCCTCAGAGAATGAGATGTCCCCTATTCTTCCGGCCTAGGCCCTGACACTCCACCTCAACCTCCAGTTGTCACGGATGCCCTTGTATACAGTTGGTACCATTTGAAGGGACTGATGCTGTACCCGAGTCCCTCAGTTCTCCACATTTAAAATGGCGATGATGCCTCCCAAGATCACCATGATGCTAGCATTTGATTAATTGAGTTGGTGCTTCTAGCACCTAGCACCCtccctggcatatagtaggggctcaataaatgtgtattcctttccccatctcctccccactcccctcatTCCATATATTGAGACACCTAGAGCAGATGGTCAGATTACAGGGCAGAGACCCCCTGAGAAGAAATTTCTCAGAGGAAGAAATGTCTCAGATAAGAGGAAAAGTAGGGTATGTGGTGACCAAGGTCCCAGTTTTCTCCTGCCGTTTTCCAGGGTGCCTCTGCTCTTTCTCAGGcccctcttcttctcttcctttgctgCTTTGTCCACAGAAAATTGTGTCTGGGGGCTGCACTGTAGACCTGCCTTATGAATTCCTTCTGCCCTGTCTGTGCATCGAGGTGAGCAGAGGAGAAGGTGTGGGTGGTCCATGGCTTCACTCCTAGGCCACCCAGATAGCACCATTGGTCAAGCATATCTCCACTAAGTCAGGTTTTAAAAGGGCTGGTGTTAACGAGATGCTAGGGAAGACTGGTGCCAGCCTGACAGTGAGCCACACACAGTGCCAGGGATGGAGGTGTCCTGCTGACCATGGCACATTCCTGGGGGTGAGTCCAACCTCAGCCCCACCCAGACCCAGCTTGCCTTTGTCGAGACCCGGCCTCAGCCCACAGAGGCAGGATAGACAGCTGCCTTCACTGGGTGTTCAGAGCTGTCACAGTGGGGGCTCGTGGCCACTGCAAGGCTCCATATGGCCCCAGAAGTCTCATCCCCGCTAGCCCTGCGTGGAAGTCCTCCTCCTCTCCTTGTAAGACTGAGGTGCCTAGCATTAAGACTCCTTTGGGCTAGACAGGAAAGGCGGAGGCCTTGTCACCCAGGAGGAGACAAAAGGGAGGGTGCAGGCAGAGACCTGGAGCGGGGAGCACCTGCCAGGGGGATAACATTGGGTGTTGGGCTTTCAGAGGGAGGGGCCCTATGGGACACTCAGCGCCTTAGGAATCGCTGAGAGTGGAGGCCAGGGAAGGCCAAAGTTGAGGAATGTGGACCTCATGATTTGCCTCTTTGTGGGGATATGTTCTCCTCTCCAGGAAAAAAGGACTCAGCCCCTCACCCACTGATCTTGCTCCTATAGTCTGGGGTTCCTCCCTGAGTGCCAAGTGCCACCCACCGTTGCCCACACCCCACACTTCTTCTCCTCGGTGCCCTGCCAGCTCAGGCAGCTTGCATCTGGGCAAGGTCAAGCCAGAATGAGTTTCAAGTCTGAGTGATGTAGGGAAAGCCATTCCTCTGACCCTTCTTCCCTGCTCCCCTGTCCCCACAGGTGTCCTACCTGCAAGAAGACACCGTGAGGCACAAAAAGTGTCCCTTCCAGAGCTGGCCTGAAGCCTGTGAGTGCTACTCATGTGACTCTTGCTCACGCAcagcttctctctgtctctctctcccccgcaAACGTGCAcgtacatgcacatacacacacacgcacttgCACACCCTCTACACCTGCGTTGGAGAAGGTCCCCAGAAGGCATGCAGGCACTTTCTCTGGAGTCAGTGGGGGCAAGTCATGGGCTACCATGTCTAGCAATCAGCCTGCCAATAAATCAGAGCATTGAACATTGTACTAGCACTGTTCAGAAATATCCACCCCAGGAGGTAATGTCCTAAGAAGGTGGACCAGAGGGCCTGGGCTCccatcccaactctgccactcattcttctccgagcctcagtttcctcatctgtaaactaatGATACTTGCCCTGCCTCACTTTCCAACTCCTTATGAGGCTGGAGTTCAATATTATATGCGAAAGTGGTTGGTGACATCTGTGCATACTGTTGAGCCCAGCTTGCAGAGACAGGATTCTCAAACATGACAAATGAACAGCTCAAAGTATCCTATGGTCCAGGGCAGGGTTGTAATTAAGGAATAGGCTGTAAGGCGTGAACTCAGGGGAGGGAGAAGCCCATGACGGCTGTCCATGAGTAGAAAAGGTCTCCTAAAGGGAGTGACATCTGAGCTGGGCTCAGAAAATGCGCAGGAtttagaaaggagagaagggaggggaaagcATTCCTGATTCTGAGAGGAACATAAGCAAAGATATGAAGATTTGGAGTTTGGGGAGCAGCAAAGAGTTGGCCAGAATGGAGgtgcaggaaggagaggagacagCTAAATAGAAGAGGCAACAGGAGGGACAGGAGGAGGCATGCTCGTTTATCAGGCACCTAGGCAGACCAGGGCTGTGCCAGGCTCCCTCACAAATATCATCTCCCGATGCCCTGGGGATGGGGCTCAGGCCTCCTGGGCCTCACTCTCTGCCCCTGCTGCCTGCCCAGATGGCTCGGACTTCTGGGAGTCGGTGAACTTTACTGACCACAGCCAGCACAGTCAGATGGTCATGGCCCTGACACTCCGCTGCCCACTGAAGCTGGACGCCTCCCTCTGCCAGAGGCGGGGCTGGCACACCCTCTGCGAAGACGTCCCCAATGCCACGGCTCGAGAGTCAGAGGGGGTGAGATGGCCTCCCTAGGACCTggatgggcagggctggggcccagggcccTGCTCCCTAACTCCCTTCTCCCACCACAGTGGTATGTCTTGGAGAAGGTGGACTTGCACCCCCAGCTCTGCTTCAAGGTACAAGCATGGGCaacacgggagggggaagggtgtgcATGGTGCCTGGAGCTTGCTGACTTGCCATTCTTGGATTTCTCAGTTCTCTTTTGGAAACAGCAGCCACGTTGAATGCCCCCACCAGACATTCGGTGAGCCAATAAGTGACCCTGGCTGGGACCCCTTCCCACCATTTCACCCTCATGCAACTGCGGCAAAGCCAAACTCTATCCCTGCCCTGACTTCTCTGTTAACTGCAGCCTGGCTTCTATCACCTCCCACAAACCATCATCTATTACATGATGCCCTTTCCTACCCCCTGGCAGCCCCATCCTGGAACGTGAGCATGGATACCCAGGCCCAGCAGCTGGTCCTTCACTTCTCCTCAAGGATGCCCGCCACCTTCAGTGCTGCCTGGAGCCACTCAGGCTTGGGGCAGGACAGCATGGTGCCCCCTGTGTACAACGTCAGCCAGGTATGGCCTAGCCAGGGCTTGGCCCCCACTAGAACCTGTTGATTAGAGCACAGCAGGTGGAGGCAAGCAAATCTCTTACAACAtctggttatttatttacttggccaGCCTTTGTTCAGCTGCCTCCTCTGCCAGTCATTGGGGTCTTCAATGGAGCAGTTTctaatccttttctttttttttccttataaatttatttttatttatttatttttggctgtgttggatcttcgtagctgtgcgtgggttttctctagtcgtggcgagtgggctgagtagttgtggctcacaggctcagtagttgtggctcatgggctcagtagttgtggctcacgggcttagttgctccgcagcatgtgggatcttcccagaccagagctcgaacccgtgttccttgcattggcaggcggattcttaaccactgcgccgccagggaagtccctctaatccTTTTTGATTTTGAACCTACAGGGATAAACAGAGACAAGAGACTGGCCCTCCCACTCCCAGCTGTTCTCTGGCCCACTCGAACTCCCACCACATTTTACATTGATGCCTTCTCTTGAACCAGCTGTCCTCTACCACTACTCTCCTGCCTTCCTCCACAAGGCTCCTGGCAGACGTTCTCTATCTTTGGGAGGCAGAGCCCCAGGAAGCTGAAGTGCTCTTCGCAGAATACTGTAAACTACTGACAGATTTAACTCTATCATGTGAACTAACAGCAGTTTGACTAGCAGACTCTCTTCTGTGTATCTGACATAAAAACCACCATCAAATATATCCGCAAAACCACAGCACCAAGCTGACTAAGCATAGCTAGCTTGTTTCAGTTCTTTCTTACTTACATGcagcttgtttatttgttttgtattctGTGAGGGCTCCCAAGCCTACAGGTGGTAGGAAATGCTTAAGATTTAAGTCGAAACCATGCTTAAGATTTACGACAAAGTCATGTGGGATAACTTAAAATTGAGAGCTAAATCCAtggactcatttatttttgtgggCTGAGAACGTCATTGAGTTTAACCACGATTTGAGAGCCACTGCATCGGCACCTGCTCACAGCTGGCTGGAGAATGgggtctggggcagggctggggtatGGGGTAGGTGGTGGAGGGTGTTCCCAAAGGGTGGAGACTGATCAACTCTCTAACCAGCACCCAGAGCACAGGGTGAAGCCACATCCTTGCCTGTAGACAGATGGCAGTCAGTTCAGcatgcatttattgagtgcctactctgttcCCACTCTGTATTAGGCCCTGGGAGATACAAGAAAAGTATATAACACAGTCTGCCCCTAAGGAGTCCACAATGTAATAACAGCTGCTACTACTAAATGAATACACATTgcactgtgtattttttaatatttatttatttatttattttggctgtgccgtgtcttagttgcggcacatgggatcttttagttgcagcatgcggacttcttagttgcggcctgcggactcttagttgtggcatgcagacttttAGTTgcctgcatgcaggatctagtttcctgactagggatggaacccgggccccctgcattgggagcgtggagtcttacccactggaccaccagggaagtccctgtacttcGTATTATAAAGAGGGTTCACCTGCATATTCCCATTTGATGCTTTCAGTAACCCAGTAAAACAAGGATTATTATCTATCAcacacaaatgaagaaactgaggctcaaggagaaAGGAAGTCTCTCTCCATGCAAAGATCCCACAGCTAGGAACCACAAAGGCAATAGTTAAGCCTGACTTTGTTAGCTGTGGTCTCCTGACTCTACATCTTACGTTCTTTCCAATGGACAAGCTGCCCCTTCAGGTGCGCAGAACAGAGAAGGGAGGCAGCATATAATTAGCCTCCTGGTTTGTGAGCTGCTAGAGGACAGAGACAATGTCCATGCCCGCCTTGTCTCCTCAGgggctggcacagagtaggcacccAGAGTATATTTGTTGACGAGTGCCTGATTGCCTGATTAATGTTTATCTGTGCAGCAGTTCAGATCTGGGAATGATCAGCGGGATCTGGGAATGAAGCCTGGGAAGGCTTCTTGTCAGGGGTGGCACTTGGCCCTAAGCCTGGGTAGGGTTTGGGTAGGGGTGGTGGGTAGAAAGGAGGAACACAGCAATGGGCAAAGACTCAGGGGCTGGACAGAGCCAGATCTGCCTCTATGGGGACAGTCATTCTGCTCTTTTTTCCCACAGACTCAGGGCTCAAGCTCAGTGACACTAGACCTCATCGTTCCCTTCCTGAGGCCAGGGGGCTGTGTCCTGGTAAGGAATCCTGCCCTCACTCTGCTGCATATACTCCCCTGTCATCTATACCACAGGTGACACATGGGGCAAATCCAGTCCATAAAAATGTTTGACTTGGCCAGCACGGTGTTCAAAATTGGAATTAGTTGCCACCACTTAAATATTGGGAgatgtcacattttaaaaagttgatttctGGCGTctcctgaaaaaaatcagaaaacctgGTGCTTTGTTTCCACATTCAGGCATGGTGATCATGGGCTGGAGCTCAGTGGTGTCTGATTACTTCAGTCAGGGCCTGTGCCTTCCACGTCCTCATGGATGCTCTGGTTAACTTTGggtttactttctttctttcttttttgatgtggaccatttttttaaagtctttattgaatttgttacaatattgcttctgttttatgttttggttttttggtcctgaggcatgtgggatcttagctcactgaccaggattgaacccgcagcccctgcattggaaggcaaagtcttaaccactggaccgccagggaagtccctgggtttaCTTTCTGAGTTTGCCACTCTTGACCTTGTTCTGTGCCCAGCCAGAGCTGGACCAGACACAAACCCTGTGCTGGAGGAATTCCCTATCCAGGGGGATTCCCCTTCACTATCCCCCATGCCTTATTCAACTTCCCCTGGGAGGAGGGTTTACCCTGGCTTACAGGGATTGGGGGGCTCTGTGCCCTCAGGTGTGGAGGTCAGATGTCCAGTTTGCCTGGAAGCACCTCCTGTGTCCGGATGGTGAGTtcttgggagggggagggggagtgagagGGAGGTTGGGCACTGAGGAGCCGGGCTTGGCCTCACCCTTCTTGGCTCAGTCTCTCATAGGCTCCTGGGGCTCTTGATCCTGGTACTGCTGGCCTTCACCACCCTACTGGGTGTTGTTCTGGTGCTCACCTGCCAGCGCCCACTGTCAGGTAAGTTCACTGGGGGTAACCTGGGGATTCAGACTTCCTTGGCTCCTAGGCCAGttgcccccatccctcccccgcccAGGCTCCCTTCCGAAAGAGCCTTGTCCCTGCCGCTGCACCCCCCTCTCTGTTACCCAAGGCGGTGAGTCTCATGCCCCCTAGTGGGAAGGAA encodes:
- the IL17RE gene encoding interleukin-17 receptor E isoform X7 — its product is MGSPGLAALLLPLVQLLLGLSASASIGCPYLPSWSTLCLLASHMDDSFTGLQWDWLHLLVQKSKKSYKFRFCRRHTMPASAQKIVSGGCTVDLPYEFLLPCLCIEVSYLQEDTVRHKKCPFQSWPEAYGSDFWESVNFTDHSQHSQMVMALTLRCPLKLDASLCQRRGWHTLCEDVPNATARESEGWYVLEKVDLHPQLCFKFSFGNSSHVECPHQTFGEPISDPGWDPFPPFHPHATAAKPNSIPALTSLLTAAWLLSPPTNHHLLHDALSYPLAAPSWNVSMDTQAQQLVLHFSSRMPATFSAAWSHSGLGQDSMVPPVYNVSQTQGSSSVTLDLIVPFLRPGGCVLVWRSDVQFAWKHLLCPDVSHRLLGLLILVLLAFTTLLGVVLVLTCQRPLSGPGRARPVLLLHVADSEAQRRLVGALAELLRAALGGGRDVIVDLWEGTRVARVGPLPWLWAARARVARERGTVLLLWSCASPSPAGGPDARAAPLHTLLRAAPRPLPLLAYFSRLCAKGDIPPPLRALPRYRLLQDLPRLLRALDARTSTQATSWGRLAARPCLRGRVELCRQLEREAAKLADQG
- the IL17RE gene encoding interleukin-17 receptor E isoform X3, producing the protein MGSPGLAALLLPLVQLLLGLSASASIGCPYLPSWSTLCLLASHMDDSFTGLQWDWLHLLVQKSKKSYKFRFCRRHTMPASAQTPPTRGCVPKEPNLQIQRKGKFSPNVAHKGLEVGTSCDWRWWSQVVVPVLRPKDKATKSPFSPGPEFSFDLLPEARVIQVTIPPGPEVSVRLCHQWALECEELSRPFDAQKIVSGGCTVDLPYEFLLPCLCIEVSYLQEDTVRHKKCPFQSWPEAYGSDFWESVNFTDHSQHSQMVMALTLRCPLKLDASLCQRRGWHTLCEDVPNATARESEGWYVLEKVDLHPQLCFKFSFGNSSHVECPHQTFGEPISDPGWDPFPPFHPHATAAKPNSIPALTSLLTAAWLLSPPTNHHLLHDALSYPLAAPSWNVSMDTQAQQLVLHFSSRMPATFSAAWSHSGLGQDSMVPPVYNVSQTQGSSSVTLDLIVPFLRPGGCVLVWRSDVQFAWKHLLCPDVSHRLLGLLILVLLAFTTLLGVVLVLTCQRPLSGPGRARPVLLLHVADSEAQRRLVGALAELLRAALGGGRDVIVDLWEGTRVARVGPLPWLWAARARVARERGTVLLLWSCASPSPAGGPDARAAPLHTLLRAAPRPLPLLAYFSRLCAKGDIPPPLRALPRYRLLQDLPRLLRALDARTSTQATSWGRLAARPCLRGRVELCRQLEREAAKLADQG
- the IL17RE gene encoding interleukin-17 receptor E isoform X2, with protein sequence MPASAQTPPTRGCVPKEPNLQIQRKGKFSPNVAHKGLEVGTSCDWRWWSQVVVPVLRPKDKATKSPFSPGPEFSFDLLPEARVIQVTIPPGPEVSVRLCHQWALECEELSRPFDAQVSYLQEDTVRHKKCPFQSWPEAYGSDFWESVNFTDHSQHSQMVMALTLRCPLKLDASLCQRRGWHTLCEDVPNATARESEGWYVLEKVDLHPQLCFKFSFGNSSHVECPHQTFGEPISDPGWDPFPPFHPHATAAKPNSIPALTSLLTAAWLLSPPTNHHLLHDALSYPLAAPSWNVSMDTQAQQLVLHFSSRMPATFSAAWSHSGLGQDSMVPPVYNVSQTQGSSSVTLDLIVPFLRPGGCVLVWRSDVQFAWKHLLCPDVSHRLLGLLILVLLAFTTLLGVVLVLTCQRPLSGPGRARPVLLLHVADSEAQRRLVGALAELLRAALGGGRDVIVDLWEGTRVARVGPLPWLWAARARVARERGTVLLLWSCASPSPAGGPDARAAPLHTLLRAAPRPLPLLAYFSRLCAKGDIPPPLRALPRYRLLQDLPRLLRALDARTSTQATSWGRLAARPCLRGRVELCRQLEREAAKLADQG
- the IL17RE gene encoding interleukin-17 receptor E isoform X6 — its product is MPASAQTPPTRGCVPKEPNLQIQRKGKFSPNVAHKGLEVGTSCDWRWWSQVVVPVLRPKDKATKSPFSPGPEFSFDLLPEARVIQVTIPPGPEVSVRLCHQWALECEELSRPFDAQKIVSGGCTVDLPYEFLLPCLCIEVSYLQEDTVRHKKCPFQSWPEAYGSDFWESVNFTDHSQHSQMVMALTLRCPLKLDASLCQRRGWHTLCEDVPNATARESEGWYVLEKVDLHPQLCFKFSFGNSSHVECPHQTFGEPISDPGWDPFPPFHPHATAAKPNSIPALTSLLTAAWLLSPPTNHHLLHDALSYPLAAPSWNVSMDTQAQQLVLHFSSRMPATFSAAWSHSGLGQDSMVPPVYNVSQTQGSSSVTLDLIVPFLRPGGCVLVWRSDVQFAWKHLLCPDVSHRLLGLLILVLLAFTTLLGVVLVLTCQRPLSGPGRARPVLLLHVADSEAQRRLVGALAELLRAALGGGRDVIVDLWEGTRVARVGPLPWLWAARARVARERGTVLLLWSCASPSPAGGPDARAAPLHTLLRAAPRPLPLLAYFSRLCAKGDIPPPLRALPRYRLLQDLPRLLRALDARTSTQATSWGRLAARPCLRGRVELCRQLEREAAKLADQG
- the IL17RE gene encoding interleukin-17 receptor E isoform X4, whose amino-acid sequence is MPASAQTPPTRGCVPKEPNLQIQRKGKFSPNVAHKGLEVGTSCDWRWWSQVVVPVLRPKDKATKSPFSPGPEFSFDLLPEARVIQVTIPPGPEVSVRLCHQWALECEELSRPFDAQKIVSGGCTVDLPYEFLLPCLCIEVSYLQEDTVRHKKCPFQSWPEAYGSDFWESVNFTDHSQHSQMVMALTLRCPLKLDASLCQRRGWHTLCEDVPNATARESEGWYVLEKVDLHPQLCFKFSFGNSSHVECPHQTFAPSWNVSMDTQAQQLVLHFSSRMPATFSAAWSHSGLGQDSMVPPVYNVSQTQGSSSVTLDLIVPFLRPGGCVLVWRSDVQFAWKHLLCPDVSHRLLGLLILVLLAFTTLLGVVLVLTCQRPLSGPGRARPVLLLHVADSEAQRRLVGALAELLRAALGGGRDVIVDLWEGTRVARVGPLPWLWAARARVARERGTVLLLWSCASPSPAGGPDARAAPLHTLLRAAPRPLPLLAYFSRLCAKGDIPPPLRALPRYRLLQDLPRLLRALDARTSTQATSWGRLAARPCLRGRVELCRQLEREAAKLADQG
- the IL17RE gene encoding interleukin-17 receptor E isoform X8, whose amino-acid sequence is MGSPGLAALLLPLVQLLLGLSASASIGCPYLPSWSTLCLLASHMDDSFTGLQWDWLHLLVQKSKKSYKFRFCRRHTMPASAQVSYLQEDTVRHKKCPFQSWPEAYGSDFWESVNFTDHSQHSQMVMALTLRCPLKLDASLCQRRGWHTLCEDVPNATARESEGWYVLEKVDLHPQLCFKFSFGNSSHVECPHQTFGEPISDPGWDPFPPFHPHATAAKPNSIPALTSLLTAAWLLSPPTNHHLLHDALSYPLAAPSWNVSMDTQAQQLVLHFSSRMPATFSAAWSHSGLGQDSMVPPVYNVSQTQGSSSVTLDLIVPFLRPGGCVLVWRSDVQFAWKHLLCPDVSHRLLGLLILVLLAFTTLLGVVLVLTCQRPLSGPGRARPVLLLHVADSEAQRRLVGALAELLRAALGGGRDVIVDLWEGTRVARVGPLPWLWAARARVARERGTVLLLWSCASPSPAGGPDARAAPLHTLLRAAPRPLPLLAYFSRLCAKGDIPPPLRALPRYRLLQDLPRLLRALDARTSTQATSWGRLAARPCLRGRVELCRQLEREAAKLADQG
- the IL17RE gene encoding interleukin-17 receptor E isoform X9, which codes for MGSPGLAALLLPLVQLLLGLSASASIGCPYLPSWSTLCLLASHMDDSFTGRSAQIPRHTLSAFPPSPKPWRAWLCHCPCCWCLHLVSDPSGLQWDWLHLLVQKSKKSYKFRFCRRHTMPASAQRKLLSSRCLSEKGHHISVPSPDTSHKGLRSKRTQPADPEKGEVLSKRGSQRLGGPEFSFDLLPEARVIQVTIPPGPEVSVRLCHQWALECEELSRPFDAQKIVSGGCTVDLPYEFLLPCLCIEVSYLQEDTVRHKKCPFQSWPEAYGSDFWESVNFTDHSQHSQMVMALTLRCPLKLDASLCQRRGWHTLCEDVPNATARESEGWYVLEKVDLHPQLCFKFSFGNSSHVECPHQTFAPSWNVSMDTQAQQLVLHFSSRMPATFSAAWSHSGLGQDSMVPPVYNVSQTQGSSSVTLDLIVPFLRPGGCVLVWRSDVQFAWKHLLCPDVSHRLLGLLILVLLAFTTLLGVVLVLTCQRPLSGPGRARPVLLLHVADSEAQRRLVGALAELLRAALGGGRDVIVDLWEGTRVARVGPLPWLWAARARVARERGTVLLLWSCASPSPAGGPDARAAPLHTLLRAAPRPLPLLAYFSRLCAKGDIPPPLRALPRYRLLQDLPRLLRALDARTSTQATSWGRLAARPCLRGRVELCRQLEREAAKLADQG
- the IL17RE gene encoding interleukin-17 receptor E isoform X1; the encoded protein is MLLVGIPTNYTSVLSFPYWALCLQDDSFTGRSAQIPRHTLSAFPPSPKPWRAWLCHCPCCWCLHLVSDPSGLQWDWLHLLVQKSKKSYKFRFCRRHTMPASAQTPPTRGCVPKEPNLQIQRKGKFSPNVAHKGLEVGTSCDWRWWSQVVVPVLRPKDKATKSPFSPGPEFSFDLLPEARVIQVTIPPGPEVSVRLCHQWALECEELSRPFDAQKIVSGGCTVDLPYEFLLPCLCIEVSYLQEDTVRHKKCPFQSWPEAYGSDFWESVNFTDHSQHSQMVMALTLRCPLKLDASLCQRRGWHTLCEDVPNATARESEGWYVLEKVDLHPQLCFKFSFGNSSHVECPHQTFGEPISDPGWDPFPPFHPHATAAKPNSIPALTSLLTAAWLLSPPTNHHLLHDALSYPLAAPSWNVSMDTQAQQLVLHFSSRMPATFSAAWSHSGLGQDSMVPPVYNVSQTQGSSSVTLDLIVPFLRPGGCVLVWRSDVQFAWKHLLCPDVSHRLLGLLILVLLAFTTLLGVVLVLTCQRPLSGPGRARPVLLLHVADSEAQRRLVGALAELLRAALGGGRDVIVDLWEGTRVARVGPLPWLWAARARVARERGTVLLLWSCASPSPAGGPDARAAPLHTLLRAAPRPLPLLAYFSRLCAKGDIPPPLRALPRYRLLQDLPRLLRALDARTSTQATSWGRLAARPCLRGRVELCRQLEREAAKLADQG
- the IL17RE gene encoding interleukin-17 receptor E isoform X5; protein product: MPASAQTPPTRGCVPKEPNLQIQRKGKFSPNVAHKGLEKIVSGGCTVDLPYEFLLPCLCIEVSYLQEDTVRHKKCPFQSWPEAYGSDFWESVNFTDHSQHSQMVMALTLRCPLKLDASLCQRRGWHTLCEDVPNATARESEGWYVLEKVDLHPQLCFKFSFGNSSHVECPHQTFGEPISDPGWDPFPPFHPHATAAKPNSIPALTSLLTAAWLLSPPTNHHLLHDALSYPLAAPSWNVSMDTQAQQLVLHFSSRMPATFSAAWSHSGLGQDSMVPPVYNVSQTQGSSSVTLDLIVPFLRPGGCVLVWRSDVQFAWKHLLCPDVSHRLLGLLILVLLAFTTLLGVVLVLTCQRPLSGPGRARPVLLLHVADSEAQRRLVGALAELLRAALGGGRDVIVDLWEGTRVARVGPLPWLWAARARVARERGTVLLLWSCASPSPAGGPDARAAPLHTLLRAAPRPLPLLAYFSRLCAKGDIPPPLRALPRYRLLQDLPRLLRALDARTSTQATSWGRLAARPCLRGRVELCRQLEREAAKLADQG